Within Mongoliitalea daihaiensis, the genomic segment TTAAAGCCTCTTTATCCAAACCCAACACTGCCACGGCTAATGAAGGATCACATAAGTGTCTTTTGGGAGACTTGCGTAAGGACGCCGCCGATCGAATATGAGGATTAAACGCCGGTTGCTCGTACAAAATCATTAATTTGGATAAAGCGTCTAAGTAATCGGAAAGCGTATTTCTTGAAAGCTCGTTACTTTCATTCATTTTTACATCTTTCTCTAAAGTGGAGTTATCAACTATTGTTGCACTATTTCTAGCTAAAGAGCGTAGTAAACTTCGCACTTTAAAAGGATTCCTCTTGACTCCAGATACTTGGCTCATATCTACTTCGCATAGCAAATCCACATAGCCTCGATTCAAATTCAATGCATTTTTGTAGTTCTCATGAATCAAGGCTGGCCAACCACCAATACATATTCTTTCAATGATAAATTCCAGCGAAATAGCAGGTTCGTAGTATTCTCTCCTATTACCCTGAAGCAAATCAGATAGTTTTACCATTCCACTGGAGTAGTCTAATTCTTGCCAGGTCATGGTTTCCATTTGTAAGACTGTAAATCGTCCGGCACCACTATGAAGCTTAACTTTTTCGGGTGGGTTAGCAGAACCGGTAAGTATGTATAAACCTTTGGACTTCAGTTCATCCACTTCGTGCCTCACGTAATTCCATATCTCAGGTTGCTCTT encodes:
- a CDS encoding ATP-binding protein — encoded protein: MGYIKRLIEDDLKEKMTASGAILIKGPKSCGKTETALQYAKSILRMDRDPQVSTIMKTNPRLLLEGETPRLIDEWQEQPEIWNYVRHEVDELKSKGLYILTGSANPPEKVKLHSGAGRFTVLQMETMTWQELDYSSGMVKLSDLLQGNRREYYEPAISLEFIIERICIGGWPALIHENYKNALNLNRGYVDLLCEVDMSQVSGVKRNPFKVRSLLRSLARNSATIVDNSTLEKDVKMNESNELSRNTLSDYLDALSKLMILYEQPAFNPHIRSAASLRKSPKRHLCDPSLAVAVLGLDKEALIKDLKYTGFLFESLAIHELNVYAKANDATVFHYNDSYGNEVDAIVQKRNGDYAAFEIKLGVGFIEEAADNLKKFATAIDTDKMEKPKSLNIITGTGMSYCRPDGINVISLASLGV